In Isosphaera pallida ATCC 43644, the sequence TTACCGTTGATTCGTCTCTCCAACCTCAATCCTGTCCGATTTCGCGCGGTGGGGCTTTTCGAAGGAAGGGGGGTCTCCAACCATGACCAAACTGAGTGTCAACGTCAACAAGATCGCCACGTTGAGAAACACCAGGCATTACGAGGTGCCGAATCTGGAACGTCTGGCTCGAATCGCCCTCGACGCCGGCGCGGCCGGCATCACGATCCACCCTCGGCCCGATCGTCGCCACATCCGCCCCGGCGACGTGCCCAAACTAGCCAAGGTCGTCGCCGAGTTCCCCGACGCCGAGTTCAACATCGAAGGCAACCCCTTCGGCGCAGAATACCTTCAACACCTAGCCAACGTTCGACCCACCCAGGCCACCTTCGTCCCGGACGCCGACGATCAATTCACCAGCGATCATGGTTTTGATCTGAGCGATCCCCAGGTCTGTCAAAGCCTGAAACCCAAGATCGCCGAAGTTCAAGGTTTAGGCTGCCGAGTCAGCTTGTTCCTCGACCCGCGGCCCGACCTGGTCCCTCACGCTGCCCGTCTAGGAGCCGATCGCATCGAACTGTACACCGCCCCTTATGCTCAAGCGTTTCCCACCCCTCAACTCAACAGTGTTCTTGAACTCTACATCCAAACCGCCCAGGCCGCCGTAGAACATGGTCTAGGGGTCAACGCCGGGCACGACCTGAGCCTGGACAACCTCGCGCGGTTTCTCTCCAGCGTTCCCAAGGTTCTCGAAGTGTCGATCGGTCATGCCTTCATCGCCGATGCCCTCGAATTTGGCATGGCCGAGACTGTCCGGCGCTACCGCGCCATCACCGGTTGATCCCGCTTGAGCGGGCGGTTCAACCGGACGGACTCGAACAGAACCGTCCGACATCCCCCCTCTGGTGACGAGGGCGTGGGACGGTTAAACTCAACTCAACCCACCCTGGTGAGGTCGGGGATTTTGGATGTTCCGTAGTTCCAAGATCACGCCCGAATCCCTCGTTCGAGCAGGTGAAATGGAGAATTCGCAATGCTGGCTCACATGGTTTACTTCAAACTCAAAGACTCGTCCGACGCGGCCAAAGCCAAGCTGATCGAAGCATGTCACAAGTACCTTTCGATTCATCCCGGAATCGTCTTCTACGCCGCGGGAACACTGGCCGAGCAATACGACCGCGACGTGAACGATCGCGATTTTGACGTGGCGCTCCAACTCGTCTTCGACACCGCCGCAGCTCATGATGCCTATCAGGTCGATCCCAAGCATCAAAAATTCATTGACGAGAACAAAGACAACTGGGCCAAGGTCCGAGTGTTCGACGCGGTCGTAGGTTCGGCCCCGTCGCGTTGACGATGCGCGCCGAAGCGGTCGTCGAAACCAAAACTCATCATCAAACCCGACCTTCCTCATCTTGTCCAACGGCGGTGGTGAGGAAGGTCGGGGATTGGCTTTGGTAGAACGACGTGATGGGGTGAACCGATCCCCAATTTCAGCGGGTCGCGGCGGCGTCAAGTTCCTCGGCGGTCGGAGGCGCAGGACGGGCCAGATACTCGATGAGGTCGCGGACTTCCTGATCGGTCAAGGGCGTCAACAAGCCTTCGGGCATCATTGAGGCGTCGCTGGGTTGGCGTTCGTCGATGTCGCTCTTGTCGAGGGTCAGAACCTCGTTGGCGGTCACCAGGGTGAGGGTTCGCTCGGTCTCAGCACGAATGATCCCAGTGATCACGCGACCATCTGTGAGCGCCACGACGTGAGCAAGATAATCTTTGCCGATCAATTCGTTGGGATTGAGGATGTTGGTCAAGAGGTAGTTGCGGTCGCCTCGGTTAGAGCCGGTGAGTTCCGGACCGACGTCGCCGCCCTCGCCATGCAGTTTGTGACACTGGCCGCAGACCTTGGCGAAGAGGGCTTTGCCCCGAACCACGTTGGGTTTGGGC encodes:
- a CDS encoding pyridoxine 5'-phosphate synthase; this translates as MTKLSVNVNKIATLRNTRHYEVPNLERLARIALDAGAAGITIHPRPDRRHIRPGDVPKLAKVVAEFPDAEFNIEGNPFGAEYLQHLANVRPTQATFVPDADDQFTSDHGFDLSDPQVCQSLKPKIAEVQGLGCRVSLFLDPRPDLVPHAARLGADRIELYTAPYAQAFPTPQLNSVLELYIQTAQAAVEHGLGVNAGHDLSLDNLARFLSSVPKVLEVSIGHAFIADALEFGMAETVRRYRAITG
- a CDS encoding Dabb family protein, yielding MLAHMVYFKLKDSSDAAKAKLIEACHKYLSIHPGIVFYAAGTLAEQYDRDVNDRDFDVALQLVFDTAAAHDAYQVDPKHQKFIDENKDNWAKVRVFDAVVGSAPSR